The Cognatishimia activa nucleotide sequence GTTGCCTGACATTGCGATGGCGGAATCTCTGATCAGTGAAAAAACCCGCGCTATTGTTTTGGTCACACCCAACAATCCAGCCGGTGTTGAGTATCCTGCGTCACTTGTAATGGACTTCTATTTGCTGGCGAAAAAACACGGTATCGCGCTCATCATCGATGAGACCTACCGCGATTTTGACAGCCGGTCAGCAGCTCCTCATGAGCTCTTTAAGCAATCCGATTGGCCTCAAACACTGATCCAACTCTATTCGTTCTCAAAGGCTTACAGGTTAACCGGACACCGCGTTGGCGCGATTGTCACCAGTGAAGGGCGGCTTCAAGATATAGAAAAATTCCTGGATACGGTGACCATCTGTCCAAATCAGCTTGGTCAACATGCCGCTCTCTGGGGCATGCAGAATCTCGGCAAATGGCTGGCCGGTGAACGAGATGAAATCCTCTCGCGCCGCGCAGCGATAGCTTCCAACATGCCAATACTGGAAAGAGCGGGATGGAAACTGCTTGGGCTTGGGGCCTATTTCGCTTATTTGAAACATCCATTTGATCTGCCGTCAGATCAACTGGCTCAGGAGCTCGTGGACGAAGCACATGTCCTTGCCCTGCCCGGCACCATGTTTCATCCTGAAGGCAGCATAGACGGCGCTCGTCAATTACGATTGGCCTTTGCCAATGTGGATGGTGAACAGATCAAAGAGCTTTTCAATCGGCTCGCTGCTTATCACCCGAAAAGCTGATCTCGACATTCTCGCTCCCGCTTGGCTGGGACAGGTCTAAAAAACAGGGCTGCATCCAGCGCAGACTGCTTAATCAGCATGTTAGCGCTTGCCCCCCTCCCCAGCCCGTCGTAGACATCCGAAACCATTTTGTGCAGCAACGTCAAAACCCGATAGAGGTCTCAAATGTCCAAACAAAATTCTATCTCCAAAACCTTGGTTTGGATCCTAATGGGCATGTTGATTTTGGGCCTTGGCGGATTTGGCATCACCAACCTGGGCGGGGCTGTGCAATCGGTCGGCAATGTGGATGGCAAATCCATTGACGTAAACGACTATTTCCGCGCGGTGCAGCAAGAACTCGACGCGATCCAGGCGCAAACAGGTCAGCGCATCACCTTTGCTCAGGCCCAGCAATTTGGCCTGCAGCAACAGGTACTTGCGCGTCTTGTGAACCAGCGCGCATTGGATGGTGAAGCAGAGCGTCTTGGTCTCTCCATGGGCGATGAGAACCTGCGCGATCAGATCCTGAACATCTCTGCCTTCCAGGGTCTTGATGGCTCATTTGATCGCGAAGCCTATCGCTTTGCACTGCAAAACTCAGGTCTGAACGAAACCGATTTTGAAGATTCTCTGCGTGAAGACGCAGCACGTACCCTGCTACAATCTGCCATCGTGGGTGGCATCGAAATGCCAGCAGCATATGGAGCCGCACTGACAAGTTTCCTGGGTGAAAACCGCAGCTTCTCTTACGCGATCCTGACCGAAGAGAACCTCGACGCTGAAATCACAGAAGCGAGTGAAACTGACCTGCGCGCCTTCTATGACGCGAACGTCGAAAGCTTCATGCAGCCTGCAACACGCGACATCACCTATGCATGGGTTGCACCATCCATGTTGCTGGACACCGTTGAAGTCGACGAAGACAGCCTGAGAGCGCAATACGACGATCGCAACGCCGAGTTTAACCAGCCGGAACGCCGTCTCGTTGAACGTCTTGTTTATGGCACCTCTGACGAGGCTGCGGCGGCGCTGGCACAGATCACTTCAGGTGAAAGCACTTTTGAAGCACAAGTCGAAGCACGTGGTCTTGATCTCGCGGATGTCGACATGGGCGACGTGACACTGGCGGCATTGGCTGGCGCAGGCGAAACCGTCTTTGCGGCAGAAACCGGTGCGGTGATTGGTCCGCTCCAAACTGATCTTGGCCCGGCTCTCTTCCGGGTAAACGCCGTACTGGAAGCGCAGAGCACCTCGTTTGAAGAAGCCAAAACCGCTCTGCGTGCCGAGCTGGCCGTGGATCGCGCTCGCCGCGTGATTGACGCGCAAATCAACACTGTCGACGACCTTCTTGCCGGTGGTGCGACCCTGGAAGAAGTGGCGGAAGAAACTGATCTGGTTCTGGAAACCATTAAATTCCACACAGGCTCTGACGAAGCGATCGTAGGTTACACCGATTTCCGCGCCGCGGCTCAGGCCGTGCAAGACGGTGATTTCCCAGAAGTCGCAAGCCTTGATGATGGCGGTATCTTCGCGCTGCGTTTGGATGGCACATCAGAAGCTGCGCCTACCCCGTTTGAGGACGCGCGTGCAGATGTAGAAGCCGCATGGCGCGCCGATCAGATCGCCACCGCTTTGGAAGCCAAAGCCAACACTCTGATTGATCAGATGAAAGCTGGCGCCGACATCATCACCTTGGGCCTAGTGGTTCAGCAGGAACAAGACGTGACCCGCAATGATTTCATCCCAGATGTGCCAGCAACCTTGCTGCCAACCATCTTTGAGATGGCCGAAGGAGAGCTGCGCGCGGTTGAAGGCGCTGGGTCTTACCTGATCGTTGAGCTTGATGAGGTGGCTGAGGCCGATCTTCAGTCTGGTGAAAACACAACCATCCAGAACCTCGTGGGCCAACAGGTGAGCCAATCCCTGACCCAAGATATTCTGGACGCCTATGCCAACTTCGTGCGCTCCAATGCTGAGATCGAGATCGATCAACACGCTTTGGCAGCCGTGCATTCACAGCTTCACTAAGGACGGAACATCGTGGCACTAACTCCTTCCTTTGACGCCTTTGAAGCCGACTATAAGGCTGGTAAAAATCAGGTGGTCTACACCCGCTTAGCAGCAGATCTCGACACGCCTGTGTCCCTGATGCTGAAACTGACGGGCGCTCAGAAAGACGCCTTCATGCTGGAGTCTGTAACCGGTGGTGAAGTGCGTGGGCGCTATTCCATCATCGGCATGAAGCCTGATCTGATCTGGCAGTGTCATGACAAGCAAAGCCGGATCAACCGTCAGGCGCGTTTTGATGGAGATGCCTTTCAAAATCAGGATGGCGATCCTCTTGAAAACCTGCGGTCCTTGATTGCCGAAAGCAAAATCGACCTACCAGATGACTTGCCGCAGGCTTCAGCTGGTCTCTTTGGCTTCCTTGGCTATGACATGATCCGTCTGGTGGAACATCTACCAAATGTGAATCCAGACCCACTTGGCCTGCCTGATGCCTGCATGATGCGCCCATCCGTCGTAGCCGTGTTGGATGGCGTCAAAGGCGAAGTCACTGTTGTCTCCCCTGTTTGGGTGGCCGAAGGCCAATCTGCCCGCGCAGCATATGCACAGGCCGGTGAACGTGTGATGGATGCGGTGCGTGATCTTGAGCGTTCCATGCCAGAGGCAAGCCGTGATCTGGGCGAAGAACTGCAGGTGGGCGAGCCCGTCAGCAACTTCACCAAATCGGGCTATATGGAAGCCGTCGATAAGGCCAAGGAATATATCAAAGCCGGTGACATCTTTCAGGTCGTGCCTGCACAGCGCTGGACGCATGACTTCCCGCTGCCGCCCTTTGCGCTGTACCGCTCTTTGCGTCGCACAAACCCGTCGCCCTTCATGTTCTATTTCAACTTCGGCGGCTATCAGGTGATTGGCGCAAGCCCGGAAATTCTGGTGCGCGTCTTTGGCAACGAAGTCACCATCCGCCCGATCGCAGGCACCCGCCCGCGCGGAGCGACGCCAGAAGAAGATCGCGCCAATGAGGCGGACCTGCTGGCGGACAAAAAAGAACTCGCAGAGCACCTTATGCTGCTGGATCTGGGCCGCAACGACACAGGCAAAGTATCCAAAATCGGTACCGTGCGCCCAACCGAAAAGTTCATCATCGAGCGCTACAGCCACGTGATGCATATCGTGTCCAACGTTGTAGGCGAACTTGCCGATGATCAGGACGCGCTGTCAGCCTTCTTTGCGGGCATGCCAGCGGGCACGGTCTCTGGCGCCCCAAAGGTGCGCGCGATGGAGATCATCGACGAGCTCGAACCTGAAAAACGTGGCGTCTATGGCGGCGGTGTTGGCTACTTCAGCGCCGGCGGCGACATGGATATGTGCATCGCGCTCCGCACAGCGATTGTGAAAGACAAGAAGCTCTATGTTCAGGCCGGTGGCGGCGTTGTCTATGACAGCGACCCTGAAGCCGAATACATGGAGACCGTGCACAAATCCAACGCCATCCGCCGCGCCGCTGAAGACGCGGGTCGGTTTAATGGGCGTGGGAATAGTTAGAAGATTAAAGAGCACTATTCGAAAATATTATACTACAGTGACTGCGGATCGCGCTTCCAAGATTTTTGTTGTATGGCCAAACCAATTTTAAAAATTCTTGCGGGGCCCACGAATGCCCAAAACGGTATTAATCAAGCTTCTTCGGCAGGACTGGGTCCTTTAATATCGGCTGCAAGTAAAGCGGCTGATCTATATCCTCATGATATCGAAGGTCTCATTCAAATACTCCACTTCCGAGGCCATACATCGAAAGCTGCCCAACGGAGAAGCCGCTGGATCGGGGGAAGGCTATATAACAAGTTCTCAGGTGAAGATCCCGATTACATTCCATTGTCTGGGACTCATCTTCGTCAAACACTTTCTGCGGCGGGGATTATCACGCCTGACTTAGTAGTCGCATCCGGTAAGTATCTCCTCCGCTTAGACATCGCAGAAAAGGCTGTGTCTGAACTGATTGAGATGAGAGACCAAAGTTAGTCTGATTCTGGAATCTCCGAAGCATGATGCGCACAGTTGAGTTCTGCATCGTGCGCGATTTAGCCATTTAGCCGTTGACGCAATCGCAAGATGCGTTGCACCAACGGTTCGGTATTTGGCTTTCTCAAGTGACAGTCATTGCAAATCCACAAAGATCTGAGACTCGACACCCGCATTATGCAGGCCTTCTTTGATCGCATCGATCGTGCTTGCATCTGCTGAGCTGACAACAACCACCTCATTGACCACCAGCGAATAAAGCGGCGCGTCAGGCTCTAAACTTGGCTCCAAGCTTGCCAGATACTCTTCTGCCGCGCCACGAGACTTTGGACCCCAGCGGCCGTCATGAGCAACGCCAATGGTGTATTGCACATCCATAATGGTTTCTTTGCTGACAGTACGCCCTTCGTTGAGATCCAGCAGCACCTCTTCAAGCCGCGCCTCGTCGTTGACCCGTTCGGGAATAAAAACATTCCGGCAGGTTTCGACGTTCTTATACTTTGTCACGGTCTTTTTGCTGTTGTGGTGACCAACAGCCCCGCCGATCACCGCACCCGCGGCAGCGCCGGCGTTGTCTTTGGTGACCACCTTGCCAAGCACGCCACCAATAAGCGCGCCTCCAATGACCTTCTCAGGTTGCCCGCCTTTGACGGTTTCCTGATAGGGTACAGATTTCGTTGAGCATTTTACTTCGTAAGACCCAGCAAAGGCCTGAGATGCAATCAATGTCGCCGCAGCGGCTTTTACCAGAATTTTCATGGTCTAACTCCTTCATTCTGAACATCGCGTGGTCTGGGCCCTCGTTTGGGCCATAGTGAAACACACCAACGCAATCGTCCTTTCGCCCATGAAACAACGTGTCACGTCAGGACACGGTTGCTTTGCACGAACCTAAGGAGAGCTAGCCAGTCACTCTGTTGTTATTCAATATCACAGCAGTTTTCTGCTGATTTTCAAGGCGAGAAGGCAAAAACCCGCGAGTCAGTTGTATGCCGATATGTGTGATCTGCCACCCGGGGAGATGCTCTTGTGAGTTACCAGATCGTAAATTCTAGTGATGAGTTTGCAGTTACTTGCGATGCACAATGAAAATTGTCAGCGGCCCCATCCCATGCAAGTTGCTGATGACGGCGCGAGATTCAAAAGTCAGATTCCCTTTCTGAAATCCCCCTTTTGGTGCACCGCTTTTGTAGCGCAATTGTATAGGCCGATAGCCGCGTTTTTCCAAAGCTGAACCATAAACCTTAAAAAGTGATCTAGCATCATTCGCAAACAGAGACGACACAGTAATCGTACAGGACGTTGCCTTCTTAGATGCACGAGAGACCACCTTAACAGACGAACCGGTCGCAAGAATGGGCGATTTGTAAGGTGCTTTTTTGTACCCTTTTCCTGCCTTGGCATATTGGTATCTCCGCAGGTCCGGCAGACTTTTGGAGTTGTTTTCTATCATTTCTGAACAGGCGTTTGCCATGCGGATAACCTCAGTTTTTAGATCAAGGGGTTCCGAGGCTGTCGCTGGCAAAGCCAAAATTAGAGTAGAAAGACAAATTGCTAGAAACTTATTCATTTGATTTTCGACCTAAATAGAGAATTTCGAAATATTCGACTTATTGGTTTTTGAGCGCAGAAAGAAGCGCAGACACAGGCGCCACAGAAACTGTGCTTGCGCGATCTTGCAGCGCCCAGCTAGCCAAGGCCGCAATGGTGCTTTCTTGCAAACGGCCCAGCATCAAAACCGATTCATTCTGACGCGCTTTGAATGCCGCCTGATCAAGGAAGCGCCGGATCACCACTTCGCTCTGATCATTGCCGTCTATATCCCGGAAGACTGTCACAGCCCCTACCCCTTCGCGCACAGCAAGTTTCTGCGCTGTGTTGAGACCCTTTGGTTGTAACACCAGCCCATGCCCACTGTTGAGCGCATAGGCAATCACCTGATCCGCAATATCTCGTGTTTCCTGTACGCCCGTTTCAAACCCATCCATGACGGCAACGGCTTCAGGCACATTGGCGAGTTGACCGCTGATGTTCACTTCCACCTCGCTGGCCGTTGCCCCCGCTGGGAAATCCATGATCGCAATCACCTCAAGACCTGCCGCTCGCAGCGCGGCGGCGCGGGCTGTGGCGGTCTCGGATTGCGCATTCACAGCGATAGAGACCGGGAGTGGGAAGGACGCCAAAGTTGCAAGATCAACGCCAGCCGCATCATCGTCCAGCAAGACAATCGACATCAGAGGCTTGTCACCATCCGCTTCAAAAGCGGCTGCAAACCCTTCAAGCGGAGGCAAGTCTAGGGCGACCACATCTTCGGCAGAGACTTCAGGAGCTTCAGTCGCCCCAACTGTCGGGAGGCGCGTGGATGTTCTTTGTTCAAACTTTTCATCAAAGCCGGTCACAGGTTTCAGCAAAGACGCGGTTTCTTCCTCAACCGGCTGTTCTGCCAGACTTGGCGCTGCCACGTCCACTGAGGGCAACGTGTCATCGCCAGTTTGATCCTGTTGAGAAGGTGCAACCTGAGTCGGGGCTGTGTCCGTCGCCACAACCGGTGCATTACTTTCTCCATTGGTCTGCGGTGCATCAAAGGCCTGATCTTCCACATTGGCCGGGCTTTGCGGTTGCGCAGGGTCGACGGAAATAGACGGCTCGTCATCTTCACCCGGGCTCGCAATCGGATTGGCCTGCGGATTTGGCAGAACCGGAGAGTCTGACTGCAAGGCCAAATCGACATTGCCATTCTCAGTGGGCGCTTCGGGTGCGTTTTCCACTGCCACGGCATTTGGACGAGGTGCTGACTGTTGATCCGCATTTGGAGCGCCATCGACGCCATCAACAGCCGCAGGAGATTGCGCAACGGAATCAGCCTGAACCGGCGCGTCGGTCGCAGAGGTTTCAGAAAGCGATGTGCCACTTTGAGTAGCAGGTTGGCTCGCGCTTGGCTCTTCCGCCTGAGGCACAGCCACATTTGAGGGCAGCGGTGCCAAAAGCGACACAATGCCCGCAAGCATCAAACCCAGCACACCGCCAAAGAATAACCCTGTGATAATCCCGCGTAACATCGCTCTTGCCCTCAGTTTATACTCAACTCGATTTAACATCGTATTTTTGGGTCGGTTTTTAGGCTGATGACCCGCAGCCCCTCTTGACCCTTCCGGCCAAGCCTGTCCATGTATACCCCGTCTATGGGCTGGGTTAATACCCTGTTCTTACTTTGAATGAAAATGAGTGCCGCTATGCTGCTTCTGATCGATAACTACGACAGCTTCACCTATAACCTCGTACATTATTTGGGCGAGCTTGGGGCCGACGTACAGGTCTGGCGCAACGATGCGCTGAACACTCAGGAAGCCATGGCGATGAATCCAGCAGGGATTCTTCTGTCTCCGGGACCATGTACGCCGAATGAAGCAGGTATTTGCCTCTCTCTGGTCGAGGCTGCGGCTGAAACCAAGACACCTCTGATGGGGGTTTGCCTTGGCCACCAATCCATTGGGCAGGCATTCGGTGGCAATGTCATCCGCTGCCACGAGATCGTGCACGGCAAGATGGGCACCATGCATCATTTTGACAAAGGTCTGTTCAAA carries:
- a CDS encoding aminotransferase, coding for MTGSRTSQTFLPPVMEARRWIAGKPFPKDKPLINVSQAAPIEPPPKALREKIAETALSVPEAHIYGPVLGLPELRSELAQQWCQNYGGQITLEQVGITSGCNQAFAAAISSLTNQGDEIILPTPWYFNHKMWLDMQGVSAVPLPSGAGLLPDIAMAESLISEKTRAIVLVTPNNPAGVEYPASLVMDFYLLAKKHGIALIIDETYRDFDSRSAAPHELFKQSDWPQTLIQLYSFSKAYRLTGHRVGAIVTSEGRLQDIEKFLDTVTICPNQLGQHAALWGMQNLGKWLAGERDEILSRRAAIASNMPILERAGWKLLGLGAYFAYLKHPFDLPSDQLAQELVDEAHVLALPGTMFHPEGSIDGARQLRLAFANVDGEQIKELFNRLAAYHPKS
- a CDS encoding SurA N-terminal domain-containing protein, coding for MSKQNSISKTLVWILMGMLILGLGGFGITNLGGAVQSVGNVDGKSIDVNDYFRAVQQELDAIQAQTGQRITFAQAQQFGLQQQVLARLVNQRALDGEAERLGLSMGDENLRDQILNISAFQGLDGSFDREAYRFALQNSGLNETDFEDSLREDAARTLLQSAIVGGIEMPAAYGAALTSFLGENRSFSYAILTEENLDAEITEASETDLRAFYDANVESFMQPATRDITYAWVAPSMLLDTVEVDEDSLRAQYDDRNAEFNQPERRLVERLVYGTSDEAAAALAQITSGESTFEAQVEARGLDLADVDMGDVTLAALAGAGETVFAAETGAVIGPLQTDLGPALFRVNAVLEAQSTSFEEAKTALRAELAVDRARRVIDAQINTVDDLLAGGATLEEVAEETDLVLETIKFHTGSDEAIVGYTDFRAAAQAVQDGDFPEVASLDDGGIFALRLDGTSEAAPTPFEDARADVEAAWRADQIATALEAKANTLIDQMKAGADIITLGLVVQQEQDVTRNDFIPDVPATLLPTIFEMAEGELRAVEGAGSYLIVELDEVAEADLQSGENTTIQNLVGQQVSQSLTQDILDAYANFVRSNAEIEIDQHALAAVHSQLH
- the trpE gene encoding anthranilate synthase component I; protein product: MALTPSFDAFEADYKAGKNQVVYTRLAADLDTPVSLMLKLTGAQKDAFMLESVTGGEVRGRYSIIGMKPDLIWQCHDKQSRINRQARFDGDAFQNQDGDPLENLRSLIAESKIDLPDDLPQASAGLFGFLGYDMIRLVEHLPNVNPDPLGLPDACMMRPSVVAVLDGVKGEVTVVSPVWVAEGQSARAAYAQAGERVMDAVRDLERSMPEASRDLGEELQVGEPVSNFTKSGYMEAVDKAKEYIKAGDIFQVVPAQRWTHDFPLPPFALYRSLRRTNPSPFMFYFNFGGYQVIGASPEILVRVFGNEVTIRPIAGTRPRGATPEEDRANEADLLADKKELAEHLMLLDLGRNDTGKVSKIGTVRPTEKFIIERYSHVMHIVSNVVGELADDQDALSAFFAGMPAGTVSGAPKVRAMEIIDELEPEKRGVYGGGVGYFSAGGDMDMCIALRTAIVKDKKLYVQAGGGVVYDSDPEAEYMETVHKSNAIRRAAEDAGRFNGRGNS
- a CDS encoding polysaccharide deacteylase family 2 protein, whose translation is MLRGIITGLFFGGVLGLMLAGIVSLLAPLPSNVAVPQAEEPSASQPATQSGTSLSETSATDAPVQADSVAQSPAAVDGVDGAPNADQQSAPRPNAVAVENAPEAPTENGNVDLALQSDSPVLPNPQANPIASPGEDDEPSISVDPAQPQSPANVEDQAFDAPQTNGESNAPVVATDTAPTQVAPSQQDQTGDDTLPSVDVAAPSLAEQPVEEETASLLKPVTGFDEKFEQRTSTRLPTVGATEAPEVSAEDVVALDLPPLEGFAAAFEADGDKPLMSIVLLDDDAAGVDLATLASFPLPVSIAVNAQSETATARAAALRAAGLEVIAIMDFPAGATASEVEVNISGQLANVPEAVAVMDGFETGVQETRDIADQVIAYALNSGHGLVLQPKGLNTAQKLAVREGVGAVTVFRDIDGNDQSEVVIRRFLDQAAFKARQNESVLMLGRLQESTIAALASWALQDRASTVSVAPVSALLSALKNQ
- a CDS encoding anthranilate synthase component II, whose amino-acid sequence is MLLLIDNYDSFTYNLVHYLGELGADVQVWRNDALNTQEAMAMNPAGILLSPGPCTPNEAGICLSLVEAAAETKTPLMGVCLGHQSIGQAFGGNVIRCHEIVHGKMGTMHHFDKGLFKGLPTPFEATRYHSLVVERETLPDCLEITAELEDGTIMGLQHKELPIQGCQFHPESIASEHGHAMLQNFLDTMKVPA